TGTTTCTTATGGTTATGTGCGCCAATACCTGGCCGGTGAAAACCTGCTGAAACTCATTGATGGGACCCATCAGGTAGAACTTCTTTCCGACGGGAAGGTGGTTTACCAGCAAGAAGTGTATCTCGGGGCGGGCTCTAACCGGATTCTGAAGGTAGGGAACTATGACTGAAAAATATCTTCTTGGGTTGTCATTACTGGTTCTGCTGACTGGTTGTGCGAGCAATCAGGGCCTCTACGAGTGGGGGCAGTACCAGGAAACGCTGTTTGTGGTTTACCACGAACCGGAACTCAAGGAAGAGGCTCTGAGAGGCTACCTTGAGTTTGTTGAAACGGGTGGAACGCCGCAGCACCCGATTGCTCCCGGCCTTTACGCCGAAGCCGGCACGTTTATGCTGGAGCAGGGTGACGTTGATACCGCAATTAAGTTCTACAAAATGGAATACGAAGCATGGCCCGAGAGCCAGCCGATGCTGGGTATGTTGATTGAGAACCTGGAGGCCAGAAAATGAGTAAGTTGAAACTGTGCCTCGTGTTTTGCCTCGTCGCCCTGGCCACCGGTTGCGCCACCTCCGGAAATCCGAATCGCCTGAATGCATTCCACGATGCGGCGCCGAGGTCTGTTCTGGTGGTTCCGCCTGTCAATATGACCACGGATGTGCAGGGGACAACTTCAGTATTGGCAACCTTGCCATTCTATCTCGCTGAAAGAGGCTACTACGTTTTTCCCGTGAATACGGTAAAAACGCTGCTGGAATACGAAGGTTACTATGAGCCGGCCGAAGCACATGCGGCACCGCCGGAACAGCTGGCGAATCTGTTCAAAGCGGACTCCATTCTCTATGTGACGATTCACGAGTGGACGTCGCGGTACATGCTGCTGACGACAACAACCGAGGTGGATTTCGAGTACCGCATTGTTAATGCAGACGGCGCTGAGCTCTGGTCTGCACGGCAGCAAATGACCTACACGCCGGACAATAACAGTTCCGGCAACCCGCTGATTGATCTGATTGCCATGGCGGTTACTGCGGCGGTTGAGAGAGCTGCACCAAATTACCTTCCACTAACCCGGCAGGCGAATTCATTGGCCTTTTACGGTCCTAACGGTGTTCCTCCCGGGCCATACAGCCCGTTGTATGAGCAGTATTACAAACAGTTGGATGCTGCCCAGTAGCGCTTGGTGTTCGCGGATATTGCCTGACTGAAAACAGCCCCTTCCGGGGCTGTTTTCTTTGAATCAGCCGTTGCGCTGAGCGTCAGCGGCCAAGGACATCACCGGGAGCGGTGCAGGGCTCCATCGAAGAACGAGGCAAGCTCATCGACGTTGCCCAGTGGGAGCACCTGCGAAACGTAATGGTCCGGTCGCACTACGACAACGGCGCCGTTTCTGTCGATACCGCGGGTATCGAAAATGTCGACTTCCGGATCGATGGCGTAGACCTTTTCATAGTCTGTTACTTGGAAGGGCCCCACCTTCGGCGCAAAGATGGCGGAGATGTTCGGGCCAAATTCGATCTCCCCATGGGGTTGTTGGTAGATCACCTTGACGTCGAAGATGCTGTCCAGGTCCGAGCCCTCGGGCGTGTACTTCACAACCGGCGAGTCGGGTGAGCTGAACAGCCACTCCGCCCATGCGGCCAAACGGGAATCCTCCCCGGGACGGGCCTTGTCGGCGAAGGCGTAGATTCGCCAACGGCCGTCGGCGGTGGCATGGTGACCCAAGTGGACATCATTGCCATCGCAAACGCGCGTTACCCGCTCCGATTTGAACCGTTTGCCAACGGGGAAGCCGGTGGCCAGGTTCTGGTGTTCTGTGGTGCCGGTGATCATCGACTCCGTGTACTCGGTCATGAAGCCAGCCGGAAACTCGGCGGTTTTCACGTAAAAATCCGCCAGCTCTTTCGGATCCTCGAACTCCTCGGCGGGCTTGGCCATCAAGCTCGACCATTCCCGATCGAAGTCGATCAGGTTCTGCGCGACAACCTGGCGTTCACTCGAATAGGTACTGAGTAGAGATTCGGGTGCAATGCCGGAGAGCACATGGCCCAGCTTCCAGGCGATGTTCCAACCGTCCTGCATGGATACGTTCATGCCCTGACCTGCTTTGGCGCTGTGGGTATGGCAGGCGTCACCGGTGATAAACACCCGTGGAGCCCGGGAGTCTTCTTCGCCGGGTGGAACGTCATCGAATTTGTCGGTCACTCGGTGGCCAACCTCATAGACGGCGTACCAGGCGCAGTTCTTCACCTCCAGGGTATAAGGGTGCAAGATCTGGTTGGCCTTCTTGATGGTGGTTTCCAGGGTGGTCTGGCGTATCTGGTGATTGTCATCCTCGGGGACTTCGCCGAGGTCGACGTACATCCGGAACAGGTGACCGCCTTCGCGGGGAATGAGCAGAATACTGCCACCGGTTGATGACTGAATGGCACACTTGGTGCGGATATCCGGGAAGTCGGTGGTGGCCAGCACATCCATCACACCCCAGGCATGATTCGAAACCGCGCCGATGTGCTTGCGGCCAATCGATTCACGAACGCGACTGTGTGCGCCATCGCAACCGATGACGTATTTGGCTTTCACCGTGCATTCCTGACCTTCGTTATCGCCCGCGGTATGGCGCAATGTGACTTCGACGGGATAGTCCTCGCCGTCGTGAGTCGTCAGCCCTACGAACTCCAGGCCGAAGTCGGGGGTCAGCCGGGCGGGGGCGTTTTTGGCGAACTCGGCGAAGTAATCGAGAACCCGGGCCTGGTTGACGATCAGATGGGGAAACTCGCTGATCTTACCGCCGGGATCATCTAATGCCACCGAGGAGCGGGCAATGTGCTCCGGGTTATCGGCATCCGGGGCCCAGAACGCCATCTCGGTTATACGGTAGGCCTCTTCAGTGATTCTTCCGGCAAAACCGAATGCCTGGAATGTTTCGACGCTGCGTGCCTGGATGCCATCGGCCTGGCCGATTTCCAATCGTCCCGAACGCCGTTCGACGACACGAGTAGTAATGTTCGGAAACTTGGCCAACTGGGCAGCGGCAATCATGCCGGCAGGTCCGCTGCCGACGATGAGCACATCCACGGTATCCGGCAATGTCTCCGGGCGGTCAATGCCCGTGCCGGACGCTTCCTCGACTCTCGGATCGGTGGATACGTATCCGTGATGGTGAAATTGCATGGTGACTTCTCCTTTTTTGTTTTCTGGGGCCGTACGGATGGTAGTGAGACCTCTCTACGCTGCCTCTTGTAGGAATCCGCTTTTTTGTAGGTATGTGGTGGCTTCAGTTAATTCTGCGGAGTTAAGTCTGTGCAGGAAATGTAAAAATCTGGCTTGTTATTGCACTTTTCTGTATTTGGTCGAGTTGCCATAGATCACGGCCTACCCGCTGCAGGCCGTTACAGTCTCTGGTGCTTGGCCTCAGATACGGCTTGAGCCGGGAATAAAGGACTCGGTGACTGAGGCCTGCGGAGCAGGAACCTTGTCGCCGCTGACCTTGGATACCGGGAATACGGCGTTGATCTGGCCAGTCCCTGAGCTGCCGAAGTACGGTGTCAGTATTTCCGCTTTCTGGTCGTACTCGGACCAGCCCAGTGCGCCCAGCAGCATGGCGGTGTCATGCATAAAGCCTTCACCGTGACCCTTTACGGCGTATTCGGGCAGCATTTCGCAGAAGTCTTCCCACTCGCCGTTTTCCCACATCCGAACCACTTCGTGATCCAGGCGTTCGAGGAACGGAGACCAGGTTTTGGTGGCGAACTTTGGTGCCTGACCATTCTGGGCAAAGCGGTGGGAGAGCGAGCCGCTGGCAAATATCGCCACGGTGCCATCGTAGTGCTCTTCGATCGCCTTGCGCATGGCCCAGCCCAGACGGGCACTGTCATTCAGGTAGTGCACGGTGCACATTGCAGAGACGGAGATTACCTTGAAGTGGCGGTCTTCGTTCATATAGCGCATCGGTACCAGAGTGCCGTACTCGGGATCGAGGGTGGTCTTGTCATGGGCCAGTGTTTCCACGCCCTGAGCATTGCATTCGGCCGCCAGAATTTTGCCGAGCTCAGGATTTCCGTCGTATTCAAACTTCATATTAGAGATGAAGTGAGGCAGTTCACCACTGGTGTAATTACCTTTGAAGTGTTCGCCACAATTGATGTGGTAGTTGGCGTTTACCAGCCAATGGGTATCGAATACGACAATGGTATCCACACCCAGCTCACGGCAGCGGCGGCCGATCTCGATATGACCGTCGATGGCCGGTTGGCGAAAGCCCTTCTGCGGACCGTCCAGCTCGGATAGATACATGGATGGCACATGCGTGATCTTAGCGGCAAGCGCGAGTTTTCCCATGACAGTTTCCTTTTGTTGTTGAAGGTTGTGGGTGCATTGGGTGACAACGTGCCTTGTTGTTGATTTTGATTGGCAGCGCCTGGTTCCAGTATTTGTAACTCAATTATTCTCGGCTCTTCTTTGACAGGAAATGCAGTATTCACGTTAAAAGTTGCACTTTTCGGTTTTGTTGCCCGGCATAGCCTGACTCCCCAGTGCTGGTTTCCGGGACCATGGTGCTCTCCTCAGGCTTCTGCTTCCGGGCTGCGCTGCCGACTAA
This Marinobacter salinus DNA region includes the following protein-coding sequences:
- a CDS encoding DUF4810 domain-containing protein, with the protein product MTEKYLLGLSLLVLLTGCASNQGLYEWGQYQETLFVVYHEPELKEEALRGYLEFVETGGTPQHPIAPGLYAEAGTFMLEQGDVDTAIKFYKMEYEAWPESQPMLGMLIENLEARK
- a CDS encoding DUF799 domain-containing protein; the encoded protein is MSKLKLCLVFCLVALATGCATSGNPNRLNAFHDAAPRSVLVVPPVNMTTDVQGTTSVLATLPFYLAERGYYVFPVNTVKTLLEYEGYYEPAEAHAAPPEQLANLFKADSILYVTIHEWTSRYMLLTTTTEVDFEYRIVNADGAELWSARQQMTYTPDNNSSGNPLIDLIAMAVTAAVERAAPNYLPLTRQANSLAFYGPNGVPPGPYSPLYEQYYKQLDAAQ
- a CDS encoding FAD-binding monooxygenase, whose protein sequence is MQFHHHGYVSTDPRVEEASGTGIDRPETLPDTVDVLIVGSGPAGMIAAAQLAKFPNITTRVVERRSGRLEIGQADGIQARSVETFQAFGFAGRITEEAYRITEMAFWAPDADNPEHIARSSVALDDPGGKISEFPHLIVNQARVLDYFAEFAKNAPARLTPDFGLEFVGLTTHDGEDYPVEVTLRHTAGDNEGQECTVKAKYVIGCDGAHSRVRESIGRKHIGAVSNHAWGVMDVLATTDFPDIRTKCAIQSSTGGSILLIPREGGHLFRMYVDLGEVPEDDNHQIRQTTLETTIKKANQILHPYTLEVKNCAWYAVYEVGHRVTDKFDDVPPGEEDSRAPRVFITGDACHTHSAKAGQGMNVSMQDGWNIAWKLGHVLSGIAPESLLSTYSSERQVVAQNLIDFDREWSSLMAKPAEEFEDPKELADFYVKTAEFPAGFMTEYTESMITGTTEHQNLATGFPVGKRFKSERVTRVCDGNDVHLGHHATADGRWRIYAFADKARPGEDSRLAAWAEWLFSSPDSPVVKYTPEGSDLDSIFDVKVIYQQPHGEIEFGPNISAIFAPKVGPFQVTDYEKVYAIDPEVDIFDTRGIDRNGAVVVVRPDHYVSQVLPLGNVDELASFFDGALHRSR
- the hpaD gene encoding 3,4-dihydroxyphenylacetate 2,3-dioxygenase, whose amino-acid sequence is MGKLALAAKITHVPSMYLSELDGPQKGFRQPAIDGHIEIGRRCRELGVDTIVVFDTHWLVNANYHINCGEHFKGNYTSGELPHFISNMKFEYDGNPELGKILAAECNAQGVETLAHDKTTLDPEYGTLVPMRYMNEDRHFKVISVSAMCTVHYLNDSARLGWAMRKAIEEHYDGTVAIFASGSLSHRFAQNGQAPKFATKTWSPFLERLDHEVVRMWENGEWEDFCEMLPEYAVKGHGEGFMHDTAMLLGALGWSEYDQKAEILTPYFGSSGTGQINAVFPVSKVSGDKVPAPQASVTESFIPGSSRI